The following are encoded in a window of Paraburkholderia sp. HP33-1 genomic DNA:
- a CDS encoding TatD family hydrolase, whose amino-acid sequence MFVDSHCHINFEGLADRLPQVLENMRSHSVSHALCVSVDLETLPSVLDIASRYDNVYASVGVHPDHEHMREPSVAELVELAGHPKVVAIGETGLDYYRLEGRSIADMEWQRERFRTHIRAAHATNKPLIIHTRSSSEDTLRIMAEERAGVPGGVMHCFTEPWAIAEQALAQNFYISLSGIVTFKNATDVQDVARRVPLDRLLIETDSPYLAPVPYRGKSNEPAYVSYVGRFIAQQREMPDEALAAATTQNFFRLFGIAAPADA is encoded by the coding sequence ATGTTTGTCGATTCGCACTGCCATATCAACTTCGAAGGACTCGCGGACCGTCTGCCGCAAGTGCTCGAAAACATGCGCAGCCATTCGGTCTCGCACGCGCTGTGCGTGTCGGTGGATCTCGAAACACTGCCGTCGGTGCTGGACATCGCCAGCCGCTATGACAACGTGTATGCGTCGGTCGGCGTGCATCCCGATCATGAGCACATGCGCGAGCCGAGCGTGGCCGAGCTGGTCGAGCTGGCTGGGCACCCGAAGGTCGTCGCGATCGGCGAGACCGGGCTCGACTACTACCGCCTCGAAGGCCGCTCGATCGCCGACATGGAGTGGCAGCGCGAGCGCTTTCGCACCCACATCCGCGCCGCGCACGCGACGAACAAGCCGCTGATCATCCACACGCGCTCGTCGTCGGAAGACACCTTGCGCATCATGGCGGAGGAGCGCGCGGGCGTGCCAGGGGGCGTGATGCATTGCTTCACCGAGCCTTGGGCCATCGCCGAGCAGGCGCTCGCGCAGAATTTTTACATTTCGCTGTCGGGTATCGTCACGTTCAAGAACGCGACCGACGTGCAGGACGTCGCGCGTCGGGTGCCGCTCGACCGCTTGCTGATCGAAACCGACTCGCCGTATCTGGCGCCGGTGCCGTACCGCGGCAAATCGAATGAACCCGCGTACGTCAGTTATGTCGGACGCTTCATCGCGCAGCAGCGCGAGATGCCGGACGAGGCGCTCGCCGCCGCGACCACGCAAAACTTCTTCAGGCTGTTCGGGATTGCCGCGCCAGCCGATGCCTGA
- a CDS encoding DUF4279 domain-containing protein has product MKSPYQCAHASFSIYQDVEPPEFWTNYFGVEPDTQTVKGQFRVTPSGQTSEFPARVGLWGIQSKEHIQSDLLSPHLRYLVERLALPRSDLPELLKRTGAQMRFFCYWDNEAGDRVPDVPDDIRAMMEAMGGTVEIDEYR; this is encoded by the coding sequence ATGAAATCTCCCTATCAATGTGCGCACGCGTCGTTTTCTATCTATCAAGACGTGGAGCCGCCCGAATTCTGGACAAACTATTTTGGCGTCGAGCCGGATACGCAGACCGTGAAAGGGCAATTTCGCGTCACGCCGTCTGGTCAGACTAGCGAGTTTCCGGCTCGTGTTGGGCTGTGGGGAATCCAAAGTAAGGAGCACATCCAGAGCGACCTTCTAAGCCCTCATCTTCGCTATCTGGTCGAGCGCTTGGCGCTGCCTCGATCGGATTTGCCGGAATTGCTCAAGCGTACCGGCGCGCAGATGCGCTTCTTCTGCTATTGGGACAACGAAGCTGGGGACCGCGTGCCCGACGTGCCGGACGATATCCGCGCCATGATGGAAGCGATGGGTGGCACGGTCGAGATTGACGAGTACCGCTAG
- a CDS encoding GNAT family N-acetyltransferase: protein MSLSYRDATLDDLPAIVAIYNSTVASRQVTADLEPVSVESRHAWFHAHGPQKRPLWVVEDPQQAGRVIAWVSFSDFYGRPAYQRTAEVSIYLDESARGQGLGKQLLAEALAAAPGLGIDTVLGFVFGHNEPSVRLFRGFGFDAWGTLPRVAVLDGVERDLVILGKRLAHAS, encoded by the coding sequence ATGAGCCTTTCCTACCGCGACGCCACGCTCGACGATCTGCCCGCGATCGTCGCCATCTACAATTCGACCGTTGCGTCGCGCCAGGTCACCGCTGACCTCGAGCCGGTCAGCGTCGAGAGCCGGCATGCGTGGTTTCATGCGCACGGCCCGCAGAAGCGGCCGCTGTGGGTCGTCGAGGATCCGCAGCAGGCGGGTCGCGTCATCGCATGGGTCAGCTTTTCCGATTTTTATGGCCGTCCGGCCTATCAGCGCACCGCCGAAGTCAGCATCTATCTGGACGAAAGCGCGCGTGGCCAGGGCCTCGGCAAGCAACTGCTGGCCGAGGCGCTCGCGGCGGCACCCGGCCTTGGCATCGACACGGTGCTCGGCTTCGTGTTCGGTCACAATGAACCGAGCGTGCGACTGTTCCGCGGCTTCGGCTTCGATGCATGGGGCACGTTGCCGCGCGTCGCGGTGCTGGACGGCGTCGAGCGCGATCTGGTGATTCTCGGCAAGCGCCTCGCGCACGCCAGTTGA
- a CDS encoding DNA polymerase III subunit delta', translated as MIYPWQADDWNRLQQLRGHWPHALLLHGQAGIGKLRFAQHLAQGLLCEASQPNGEPCGACVACNWFMQGNHPDYRVVVPEVLAAEVGPANATNGADDKAEKTDKADGDEGKKTRTPSKEIKIEQVRGLLDFVGVGSHRGGARVVVLYPAEALNVAAANALLKTLEEPPAGVVFLMVSARIDRLLPTIISRCRQWPMSVPASDAAAQWLTAQGVKDAPALLAEAGGAPLAALALASDENRTLRDWTLKQLAAGAGCDAFACGEALQKLPVPLVLGWLQRWMYDLLAQRTAGSPRYFPQASAALTRCAAQADANAFARFLRTVTRQRAVENHPLNARLVFEELFIGYRSLFA; from the coding sequence ATGATCTATCCGTGGCAAGCCGATGACTGGAACCGCCTGCAGCAACTGCGCGGCCACTGGCCGCACGCGTTGTTGCTGCATGGCCAGGCGGGCATCGGCAAGCTGCGCTTCGCGCAGCACCTCGCGCAGGGTCTTCTGTGCGAGGCGTCGCAGCCGAACGGCGAGCCGTGCGGTGCGTGCGTGGCCTGCAACTGGTTCATGCAGGGCAATCATCCCGACTACCGCGTCGTCGTGCCGGAGGTGCTCGCTGCCGAAGTCGGTCCCGCGAACGCCACGAACGGCGCCGACGACAAGGCCGAAAAAACCGACAAGGCCGATGGCGACGAAGGCAAGAAGACCCGCACGCCGAGCAAGGAAATCAAGATCGAACAGGTTCGCGGTCTACTCGACTTCGTCGGCGTCGGTTCGCATCGCGGTGGCGCACGCGTGGTCGTGCTGTATCCGGCCGAGGCGCTCAACGTCGCGGCCGCCAATGCGCTACTGAAGACGCTCGAAGAACCGCCCGCGGGCGTCGTGTTCCTGATGGTGTCGGCGCGTATCGACCGTTTGCTGCCGACCATCATCAGCCGCTGCCGTCAGTGGCCGATGAGCGTGCCCGCGTCGGACGCCGCCGCGCAATGGCTCACCGCGCAAGGCGTCAAAGACGCGCCCGCGCTGCTCGCCGAAGCGGGCGGCGCGCCGCTCGCCGCGCTCGCGCTCGCCAGCGACGAAAACCGCACGCTGCGCGACTGGACGCTCAAGCAGCTCGCGGCCGGTGCCGGGTGCGACGCATTCGCGTGCGGCGAGGCGCTGCAGAAGCTGCCGGTGCCGCTCGTGCTCGGCTGGCTGCAGCGCTGGATGTACGATCTGCTCGCACAGCGCACCGCAGGCTCGCCGCGATATTTCCCGCAGGCGTCGGCCGCGCTCACGCGCTGCGCCGCGCAGGCCGACGCCAATGCTTTCGCGCGCTTTCTGCGCACCGTCACCCGTCAGCGCGCCGTCGAGAACCATCCGTTGAACGCGCGGCTCGTGTTCGAGGAACTGTTTATCGGCTATCGCTCGCTGTTTGCGTGA
- the tmk gene encoding dTMP kinase — protein sequence MARGKFITFEGIDGAGKTTHLGWFRERLEAKLAPSGRAVVMTREPGGTPLGEQIREIVLHQKMDLETEALLMFALRRQHLAEVIEPALARGDWVLSDRFTDATFAYQGGGRGLPRDKLEALERWVQGGFQPDLTVLFDLPPAVANERRSAARNPDRFESESAAFFERTRAEYMRRAEEAPHRFAIIDSSQSIARIQKKLEELIAML from the coding sequence ATGGCGCGCGGCAAGTTCATCACGTTTGAAGGCATCGACGGCGCGGGCAAGACCACCCATCTGGGCTGGTTCCGCGAACGGCTCGAGGCGAAGCTCGCGCCGAGCGGCCGCGCGGTGGTGATGACGCGCGAGCCGGGCGGCACGCCGCTCGGTGAGCAGATCCGCGAGATCGTGTTGCATCAGAAGATGGACCTCGAAACCGAGGCGTTGCTGATGTTCGCGCTGCGCCGCCAGCATCTGGCCGAGGTGATCGAGCCGGCGCTCGCGCGCGGCGACTGGGTGCTGTCGGACCGATTCACCGACGCGACCTTTGCGTACCAGGGCGGCGGCCGCGGCTTGCCGCGCGACAAGCTGGAGGCGCTCGAGCGCTGGGTGCAGGGCGGCTTCCAGCCGGATTTGACGGTGTTGTTCGATCTGCCGCCCGCCGTCGCGAACGAGCGGCGCAGCGCCGCGCGCAATCCGGATCGCTTCGAGAGCGAGTCGGCGGCGTTTTTCGAGCGCACGCGCGCCGAATACATGCGCCGCGCGGAAGAAGCGCCGCATCGATTCGCTATCATCGACTCTTCGCAAAGCATAGCTCGAATCCAGAAGAAACTTGAAGAATTGATTGCAATGCTTTGA
- the mltG gene encoding endolytic transglycosylase MltG codes for MTLLKKCFVAGALVVVLAAAAIAAGYYWATRPLELTPAQLDVTVKPHSSLRSVAQQLNRGGVPVELELFIAMTRLLGLQSELKSGNYEFKSGITPYEVLQKIARGDVNEYVATVIEGWTFKHMRAELDANPALKHDTLGMSDADLMSAIGAPEASIGNGEGLFFPDTYLFDKDTSDLDIYRRAYHLMRVRLDEAWLARAPNLPYKTPYDALTMASIIEKETGKPSDRPLVAAVFANRLRAGMPLQTDPTVIYGMGDDYAGRIRKKDLQTDTPYNTYTRTGLPPTPISLPGVASLQAAMNPAQSSALYFVSRGDGSSIFSDTLGEHNKAVDKYIRGQ; via the coding sequence GTGACCCTCCTGAAGAAATGTTTCGTCGCCGGCGCACTTGTCGTTGTGCTGGCCGCGGCGGCCATCGCCGCCGGATATTACTGGGCCACCCGTCCGCTCGAATTGACCCCGGCGCAACTCGACGTCACCGTCAAACCGCACAGCAGCCTGCGCAGCGTCGCGCAGCAGCTCAATCGCGGCGGCGTGCCGGTCGAGCTCGAGCTGTTCATCGCGATGACGCGGCTACTGGGCCTGCAAAGCGAGCTGAAATCCGGCAACTACGAGTTTAAAAGCGGCATTACGCCGTACGAGGTGCTGCAGAAAATCGCGCGCGGCGACGTCAACGAATACGTGGCGACGGTCATCGAGGGCTGGACCTTCAAGCATATGCGCGCCGAACTCGACGCGAATCCCGCGCTGAAGCACGACACGCTCGGCATGAGCGACGCCGATCTGATGAGCGCGATCGGCGCGCCGGAGGCGTCGATCGGCAACGGCGAGGGGCTGTTCTTCCCGGATACCTATCTGTTCGACAAGGACACGAGCGACCTCGACATCTACCGCCGCGCGTACCATCTGATGCGCGTGCGTCTGGACGAGGCGTGGCTCGCGCGCGCGCCGAACCTGCCGTACAAAACGCCGTACGACGCGCTGACGATGGCGTCGATCATCGAAAAGGAAACCGGCAAGCCGTCCGACCGGCCGCTCGTCGCCGCGGTGTTCGCCAACCGTCTGCGCGCGGGCATGCCGCTGCAGACCGACCCGACCGTGATCTACGGGATGGGTGACGACTACGCTGGCCGCATCAGGAAGAAAGATCTCCAGACCGACACTCCCTACAATACCTACACCCGGACGGGCCTGCCGCCGACGCCGATCTCGCTGCCTGGCGTCGCGTCGCTGCAGGCGGCGATGAACCCGGCGCAAAGCAGCGCGCTGTACTTCGTGTCGCGCGGCGACGGCAGCAGCATCTTTTCTGACACCCTCGGCGAACACAACAAGGCCGTGGACAAATACATTCGAGGGCAATGA